Part of the Caulifigura coniformis genome, ATGTCGACGACGGTCACTCCGTGCTCGTCGCGGGTGGACAACCCGTGAGTATATTTACGCTCTGCCATCGTGAATCCCGGTGGTGAGTCGAACGCCGCGAATCGATGCATCGCGGTGGTCGGCTCACACTGACGCAATGATTGGACCACACAGGGAACGCAAACATGCTACGGATTCTGCAAGCACTTCACCGAAAACAACTTATTCGCCAGAAGAATGGAGAAATGCTGCGGCGCAAAATGATCCGTGATGCCGGGTTGCGACAGATTCTGCCGCCAAAAATCAACATCCCGTTACGATCGAATCACGACTAAAACGGACGATCGGCACCCTGAATTTTATTGAACGCATCAATGCATCCGTCCTCACCCGACCCCCAATCTGCATTCGCGACCCGCGTCGTTTTGGAGCTTCGACAAGCGGGGGCTGATGCGTATTGGGCCGGAGGGTGTGTCCGCGACCTGCTGCGGAAGCTGCGTCCCCAGGATTACGACGTGGCCACGAGCGCCACGCCGGGCGCCGTTCGCAAGCTGTTCGGGGCGAGGCGGACGCTCGCGGTGGGCGAGTCGTTCGGGGTGATCATCGTCCTTCCGCCGGAGGGGCTGGAACCTGTGGAAGTGGCGACCTTCCGCACGGAGGGCCCGTACAAGGACGGGCGTCGCCCGGACTCGGTGGTCTATGCGACGGCCGAAGAAGACGCGCTGCGTCGCGACTTCACGATCAACGGGATGTTTTACGACCCGGTGGAGCATCGCGTGCTCGATTTCGTCGGCGGGCAGGCGGACCTGAAAGCAGGGATCGTGCGGGCGATCGGCGACGCGCATGCGCGGATGCAGGAGGACAAGTTGCGCCTGCTCCGCGCCGTCCGCTTCACGGCGGTCCTCGATTTCCAGCTCGATCCGGGAACGGCCGAAGCCGTCAAGGCGATGTCGTCTCAGCTCTCGGTGGTGAGCGTCGAACGGATCGCGCAGGAACTCCGCAAGATGCTGCTGCACCGAAACAGGCGACGCGCCATCGAGCTGTGCCTGGAGACGGGGCTGATGGACGTCGTTCTACCAGGATGGACTGAAACGGAGCCGGCGCCCGAGGGGGCGCTCCAGGCCCTCGAGCGACTCGAGACGCCGTCCTTCGGATTGGCGCTCGCCGTTCTCATGCGGTCGCTGCCGAACCCGGAACCGAACCGTCGCAAGGCACCGGTCCCGACCGGAACCGTGCGCGGGCATTGTCACCGTCTCAAGCTGTCGACCGCGGACAGTGACAGCTGCCTGTGGCTGCATGCGCATCAACACGACCTGGACCGGATTTCGCAATTCTCGGACGCTGACCTCAAACGTCTGCTGGCCCACCCGCTGAGCGGCGAACTGCTGAAGTGGTTCTCCGTGCAGGCGGCCGTCGATGCCGACAAATCGCGGTCGCTGGCGTTTCTGACCGCGCGCTCGTCGACCTGGACGGCCGCAGATCTTGCTCCCCCCCCGCTGATCACGGGCCAGGACATCCTGGCGCTGGGGCTGAAGCCCGGCCCGCGGTTAAAGGAACTGCTGGAGGCGATCCGGACGGCCCAGTTGAATGGCGAGGTGGCGACGGTTGAGGAGGCGCAGTCGATGTTGCGAGCGTTAATCGGGGGGAGTTGTTAGGTCGTCTTCTGTTCGGGGGGACGCTGGCAACGTTTGCGGCTTCCAAGGAACTCCGTGTGAACATTGGAGAACCAGTGGTTCATCCGACCGGCGGCTAGCGCCTTGCCGCTCACTTGAGGAAGCTGCCTTGGCTCCTCATCCGGCCTTCGGCCACCTTCTCCCCGCTGGTGGGGTTTGAGAGAGAGGGGGAGTCGAGGGCGGGGAGAAGGATTTAGTCGCTGGTGACGATGTCGAAGTGGTGGTGGGGGCGGGTGGATTTCTTTGTCGTGAGGGCAGGGCGGGACTGCCATTGCTTGAGGAGGGCGTTGGCGCGTTCGGCGTTCCATTGGCCGGCGTGGGCGTGCAGGAGATAGCGGAGCCGGAGCGGCTCAGCTTTCCGGAC contains:
- a CDS encoding CCA tRNA nucleotidyltransferase; the encoded protein is MHPSSPDPQSAFATRVVLELRQAGADAYWAGGCVRDLLRKLRPQDYDVATSATPGAVRKLFGARRTLAVGESFGVIIVLPPEGLEPVEVATFRTEGPYKDGRRPDSVVYATAEEDALRRDFTINGMFYDPVEHRVLDFVGGQADLKAGIVRAIGDAHARMQEDKLRLLRAVRFTAVLDFQLDPGTAEAVKAMSSQLSVVSVERIAQELRKMLLHRNRRRAIELCLETGLMDVVLPGWTETEPAPEGALQALERLETPSFGLALAVLMRSLPNPEPNRRKAPVPTGTVRGHCHRLKLSTADSDSCLWLHAHQHDLDRISQFSDADLKRLLAHPLSGELLKWFSVQAAVDADKSRSLAFLTARSSTWTAADLAPPPLITGQDILALGLKPGPRLKELLEAIRTAQLNGEVATVEEAQSMLRALIGGSC